The following proteins come from a genomic window of Bactrocera tryoni isolate S06 chromosome 1, CSIRO_BtryS06_freeze2, whole genome shotgun sequence:
- the LOC120772673 gene encoding proteasome subunit beta type-3, with amino-acid sequence MSIMAYNGGCLVAMRGKNCVAIATDHRFGIQAQTISTDFEKVFQVNPRTFLGLVGLQTDILTVHDRIMFRKKLYEDRENREMTPEPFSAMISNFLYEHRFGPYFIEPVIAGLHPKTLEPFICNMDLIGCPNKPDDFVVAGTCSEQLYGMCETLWKEDLEPAELSEVISQAIVSAFDRDAISGWGATVYIIEKDKITKKQIKTRMD; translated from the coding sequence ATGTCTATTATGGCTTATAACGGTGGGTGTCTCGTCGCTATGCGCGGGAAGAATTGTGTAGCCATTGCAACTGATCATCGGTTTGGTATACAAGCTCAAACTATTAGCACAGACTTTGAGAAAGTTTTCCAAGTCAATCCCCGTACATTCCTGGGACTTGTTGGTTTGCAGACAGATATACTAACTGTGCATGATCGTATTATGTTTcgcaaaaaattatatgaagatCGAGAAAATCGGGAGATGACACCGGAACCTTTTTCTGCTAtgatatctaattttttatacgaGCATCGATTCGGACCATACTTCATTGAACCAGTAATCGCCGGCTTACATCCCAAAACTTTGGAGCCATTTATATGTAACATGGATCTTATTGGATGTCCAAATAAGCCGGATGACTTCGTAGTTGCAGGTACTTGTTCGGAACAACTGTATGGTATGTGTGAAACCTTATGGAAGGAAGATCTAGAGCCGGCAGAATTATCAGAAGTGATATCTCAGGCTATAGTTAGCGCATTTGATCGTGACGCTATTAGCGGCTGGGGTGCGACTGTTTATATTATTGAAAAggataaaattactaaaaaacaaatcaaaacacgTATGGATTAG
- the LOC120772665 gene encoding MYG1 protein gives MTANHFTCQLITFATKRAWNQVFQHRIQRTPLGILFRMSSDCKSPKRPRNEVPVIGTHSGTFHCDEVLACFMLKQLPEYKNASIFRSRDEQLLRDKCDIIVDVGAEFNHQQKWYDHHQRSFTETLSSLRPELGNEFKIRLSSAGLIYAHYGERVIECILREYEKSPLSPENLKLSFIQIYRNFISEMDAIDNGIPMYENVGEPLYKISTHLASRVHRLNPSWEDEQGCVIEQKRFELALELVGKEFVENVLDMAGSWIKAREYVRKALEQAKSIYKTGEILILERFCPWKAHLSDLEKEYNVVGIPKLVIFSEKEQSWRVAGVPVSPSSFLGRKFLPQPWRGLRDEELSTTANIPDLIFVHSTGFIGGAKTKEAALAMAIKSVQWKDD, from the exons ATGACAGCAAACCATTTCACGTGCCAGTTGATTACCTTTGCAACAAAACGCGCTTGGAATCAAG TTTTTCAGCATCGTATCCAAAGAACTCCATTAGGCATTTTGTTTAGAATGAGCTCTGATTGTAAATCACCTAAGCGCCCTCGTAACGAAGTTCCTGTAATTGGCACTCACAGTGGAACATTTCATTGCGATGAAGTGTTAGCATGTTTTATGCTTAAACAACTGCCTGAATACAAGAACGCTAGCATTTTTAGGAGCCGAGACGAACAATTGTTGCGTGACAAATGTGATATAATAGTTGATGTAGGAGCCGAATTCAATCATCAACAAAAATGGTATGATCATCATCAAAGAAGCTTTACGGAAACACTTAGTTCCCTGCGACCGGAACTTGGGAACGAGTTCAAGATTAG GCTGAGTAGTGCTGGTCTTATTTATGCTCATTATGGCGAACGGGTAATAGAATGTATATTAAGAGAATATGAAAAGTCTCCACTATCCCCGGAAAATTTAAAGTTGagttttattcaaatatatcgTAATTTTATTAGCGAGATGGACGCTATTGATAACGGAATTCCAATGTACGAAAATGTGGGTGAACCACTGTATAAAATATCAACACACCTCGCTTCACGCGTGCACAGATTAAATCCCTCTTGGGAAGACGAACAGGGATGTGTAATTGAACAAAAACGCTTTGAACTTGCTCTAGAATTGGTTGGAAAAGAGTTTGTAGAAAATGTTTTAGATATGGCCGGCTCTTGGATAAAGGCACGAGAATATGTTCGGAAAGCATTAGAACAAGCTAAATCTATTTATAAGACTGGTGAAATTTTGATATTGGAACGTTTCTGTCCTTGGAAAGCACATTTATCTGATCTCGAGAAAGAATATAACGTTGTGGGTATTCCTAAACtagtaattttttcggaaaaggaACAAAGTTGGCGAGTTGCTGGCGTTCCTGTCTCCCCTAGCAGTTTTTTGGGGCGAAAATTTTTACCACAACCTTGGCGAGGTTTACGAGATGAAGAGCTTTCAACGACAGCGAATATACCAGACTTAATTTTTGTACACTCAACAGGATTTATAGGTGGGGCAAAGACAAAAGAAGCTGCCCTGGCAATGGCGATAAAAAGTGTACAATGGAAAGATGACTAa
- the LOC120781666 gene encoding E3 ubiquitin-protein ligase Iruka encodes MAEAVIDERAPLPTRFYCHVCSMEVNIPNTDFTCPHCSGGFVEELPSVPNTASGSSSASSLADGPSNSSSDALSLNRMVDLDAIRGEIETLLMSRNGPIEIAIGPANRRSSMLLGSGGGASSSGNNSGASGGPGGGRVHPPNLGSLDTVLLDVLQSLSGGEDGYFGATPMFFMGNPGDYAWGREGIDTIVTQLLNQMETSGPPPLPKEKIDEIPKVHVTSEDVERKTQCSVCWEDFRLNEIVRRLPCLHIYHENCIVPWLDLHGTCPICRKSLSDEENINDVVLTNTDVGVMDHSMTEVPQSDVTVMESDVLNVEPHSSDNNDPQPTNTNTGSQTGNQQQQGNVFGFDDSVVDLD; translated from the coding sequence ATGGCCGAAGCTGTGATTGATGAACGTGCGCCACTGCCGACACGATTCTATTGCCATGTGTGTAGTATGGAAGTAAACATTCCAAATACAGATTTCACCTGCCCTCATTGCTCCGGTGGATTTGTGGAAGAGCTACCATCAGTACCGAATACTGCTAGTGGCAGCAGCAGTGCATCAAGCTTAGCTGACGGACCCAGCAATAGTAGTTCTGATGCACTTAGCTTAAATCGTATGGTTGATTTAGATGCAATACGGGGGGAAATAGAAACACTTTTAATGTCCCGCAACGGACCCATAGAAATTGCAATTGGGCCGGCGAACAGACGCAGTAGCATGCTTTTGGGAAGTGGAGGAGGGGCTAGCAGTTCAGGGAATAATAGCGGAGCAAGCGGTGGTCCTGGGGGAGGTCGAGTACATCCACCCAATCTCGGAAGTTTAGACACTGTGCTTCTTGATGTTTTACAATCTCTCTCCGGAGGTGAAGATGGTTACTTTGGAGCTACACCAATGTTTTTTATGGGAAATCCTGGAGACTATGCCTGGGGTCGTGAAGGTATTGATACCATTGTTACTCAACTACTTAATCAAATGGAAACATCCGGTCCACCACCTTTGCCAAAAgagaaaatagatgaaattccCAAAGTCCATGTAACCTCCGAAGATGTAGAACGCAAAACACAGTGCTCAGTGTGCTGGGAAGATTTTCGCTTAAATGAAATAGTACGAAGGCTGCCATGCTTGCACATATATCACGAAAATTGCATTGTACCGTGGTTGGACCTACATGGTACATGTCCAATCTGTCGTAAATCTTTAAGcgatgaagaaaatataaatgacGTTGTTTTGACAAACACCGATGTTGGTGTGATGGACCACAGTATGACAGAAGTACCACAATCAGACGTCACAGTTATGGAAAGTGATGTCTTAAATGTTGAACCTCATAGTAGCGACAATAATGATCCACAACCAACAAACACTAATACCGGCAGTCAAACTGGAAACCAGCAACAACAGGGCAACGTGTTTGGATTTGATGATAGCGTTGTCGATTTAGACTAA
- the LOC120767032 gene encoding uncharacterized protein LOC120767032 — protein MNCTESYNANHLNNNHNIGFDREEDIYDDNEAEGHSNDDENTNSELFIRLTDMVRKHYCNYLEKQLIENIHAWRANITEKYDAVSNSELPIEKAALQECCRMLEDRALKSCMHARRYQRTMLKIIAEVRRNTQENRLEGKLTKFIDANEDTWLLCSRKAKATQTDESMFLFDYDPKSSTTEAPNNICSTPSGLSLEQKIEMFQNRLNQETVAKVAATHKMCRPKTSRRTPLKLSKNHRSTQSSYNKISLDISGREQNQKSLGEGSKLKLTRDNSKMTHDTSPTKLKEVIEMSICSITNNCTPTMQLNADSIGLEQDDEIAKELDQLFSEEKSELEELLGLNSNSEVDDPQVRSVLEEIKSATLGHDLKQNSNEHQQTINSPSDNEASPINVDSSPQQHVSLPCHTERPVSNMRHSLWPCELYMQRRRLSESLSRLLEEDFRWHDLIKWKFQKIFGDDSDDEFATCSPSIELNEVLICSCIRRISPWMVKHLMKPMRAGLISNRFLFKKLAKRLAHSIVLENQYPDERFIKQAVEEYFCLHQAVVNMEDLATMPSLNTINDNLSY, from the exons atgaattgtACGGAATCTTACAACGCTAATCATTTGAACAATAATCATAATATTGGATTCGACAGGGAAGAAGACATTTATGATGATAATGAAGCTGAAGGACACAGCAATGACGACGAGAACACCAACTCCGAACTATTTATCCGTCTGACAGATatg GTTCGTAAGCATTACTGTAATTATTTGGAAAAGCAACTGATAGAAAATATACATGCTTGGCGCGCAAACATAACTGAAAAGTATGATGCGGTTTCTAACTCTGAGCTTCCGATTGAGAAGGCGGCCTTGCAGGAGTGTTGTCGTATGCTGGAGGATAGGGCATTAAAGTCTTGTATGCATGCACGCCGCTATCAACGCACTATGCTAAAGATT ATAGCTGAAGTTCGCCGcaatacacaagaaaatcgtttggagggtaaattaacaaaatttattgatgCAAATGAAGACACTTGGCTATTATGCAGTCGTAAGGCAAAAGCGACACAAACGGACGAAAGcatgtttttatttgattatgaTCCTAAAAGTTCAACAACAGAAGCTccgaacaatatttgtagtacCCCTTCTGGTTTATCGTTggaacaaaaaatcgaaatgttTCAAAATCGTCTCAATCAAGAAACTGTAGCTAAAGTGGCTGCCACACATAAGATGTGCAGACCAAAAACATCGCGACGCACGCCActtaaactttcaaaaaaccATCGCTCAACTCAGAGCAGCTATAATAAAATATCACTTGACATTAGCGGCCGTGAGCAAAATCAGAAGAGTTTGGGCGAAggctcaaaattaaaattgactaGAGACAATTCAAAAATGACACATGATACAAGTCCGACAAAGCTTAAGGAGGTGATTGAAATGAGTATATGTTCTATAACAAACAATTGCACGCCGACAATGCAATTAAATGCTGATAGCATTGGACTAGAACAAGATGACGAAATCGCTAAGGAATTAGACCAACTATTTAGCGAGGAAAAGTCAGAGTTAGAGGAATTACTGGGTCTCAATTCGAATTCAGAAGTGGATGATCCACAAGTACGCAGTGTATTGGAAGAGATTAAAAGTGCAACGTTAGGTCacgatttaaaacaaaattctaatGAACATCAGCAAACTATAAATTCTCCTTCGGATAATGAAGCATCGCCAATTAACGTGGATAGTTCGCCGCAGCAACACGTATCCTTACCATGTCATACTGAACGACCAGTTTCAAATATGCGGCACAGTTTATGGCCTTGTGAATTGTATATGCAACGGCGTCGTTTATCGGAGTCATTGAGTCGATTACTTGAAGAAGATTTTCGGTGGCATGATCTCATTAaatggaaatttcaaaaaatttttggtgACGATAGCGATGACGAATTCGCGACGTGCAGTCCATCGATTGAACTAAACGAAGTGCTCATATGCAGTTGCATTCGTCGTATCTCGCCATGGATGGTGAAACATTTAATGAAACCAATGCGTGCTGGTCTCATATCCAAccggtttttatttaaaaaactggCAAAACGTTTGGCGCATTCAATagttttggaaaatcaataccCAG ATGAACGTTTTATTAAACAAGCTGTTGAGGAGTACTTTTGCTTGCATCAGGCTGTCGTCAATATGGAGGATTTGGCCACTATGCCCAGTCTAAACACAATCAATGATAATTTAAGTTATTAG